One window of the Lepeophtheirus salmonis chromosome 7, UVic_Lsal_1.4, whole genome shotgun sequence genome contains the following:
- the LOC139905951 gene encoding uncharacterized protein: MFQSDPIERRFGWYRELSEGIYYISVRQILEAEKNIRILSLVRFSGPTTSEIKGLLDEDMVKAELMDALYLVAGYIGFSLKEISCTSCQELMVIRDTPTDSITFDSPTNQHVDLKEFIDIMSRGGLSTPSDLLYLSCLYAYSMLSYITATPEEKDSLLGTPNPRASFVATFIDRMQDSLNSDIIAVVGVK, from the exons ATGTTCCAGTCTGATCCCATCGAAAGAAGGTTTGGCTGGTACAGAGAACTAAGTGAAGGTATCTACTACATCAGCGTGAGACAGATCCTGGAAGCAGAGAAAAATATTCGTATTCTGAGTCTTGTCAGATTCtcag GTCCgactacttcagaaattaaaggtCTGCTGGATGAAGACATGGTAAAAGCTGAGCTCATGGATGCTCTCTACTTAGTTGCCGggtatattggtttttctttgaaagagatcagctgtacatcatgccaagagttaatggtcatcagagacacacctacggactcaataaccttcgatagcccaaccaatcagcatgtagacctgaaagagttcatcgacataatgagcagagggggtttgtcgactccatccgaccttctctacctctcctgtctttatgctTACTCCATGTTAtcttacatcacagctactcctgaagagaaagacagtttacttggcacaccaaatcctagagcttcatttgttgccacattcatAGACAGGATGcaagacagtttaaactctgacattatcgccgttgtgggagtaaagtgA